The following proteins are co-located in the Streptosporangium brasiliense genome:
- a CDS encoding response regulator codes for MLRLMIVDDHPVVREGLRGMLEADPGITVVGEAASGDEAVVRSGELRPDVILMDLRMPDGDGVSATSRILAERPESRVIVLTTYETDQDIVRAVEAGAAGYLLKDTSRADLLAAIFSAARGETVLSPSVATRLVTRMRAPVGQSLSPREAEVLSLVADGLTNAEIGKALFISETTVKTHLLRVFGKLGVSDRTAAVTTALDRGLLTR; via the coding sequence GTGCTGCGTCTGATGATCGTCGATGACCACCCGGTGGTCCGGGAGGGCCTGCGGGGGATGCTGGAGGCCGACCCCGGGATCACGGTGGTGGGTGAGGCCGCGTCGGGGGACGAGGCGGTCGTGCGCTCCGGAGAGCTGCGGCCCGACGTGATCCTGATGGACCTGCGCATGCCGGACGGGGACGGGGTGAGCGCCACCTCGCGCATCCTCGCCGAGCGGCCGGAGAGCAGGGTGATCGTGCTGACCACCTACGAGACCGACCAGGACATCGTGCGGGCGGTCGAGGCGGGGGCCGCCGGATACCTGCTGAAGGACACCTCCAGGGCCGACCTTCTGGCCGCGATCTTCTCGGCGGCCCGGGGCGAGACCGTGCTGTCGCCGTCGGTGGCGACCCGGCTGGTCACCCGGATGCGGGCCCCGGTGGGCCAGTCGCTGTCGCCGCGCGAGGCGGAGGTGCTCTCCCTCGTGGCCGACGGGCTGACCAACGCGGAGATCGGCAAGGCCCTGTTCATCAGCGAGACGACGGTCAAGACCCACCTGCTGCGCGTCTTCGGCAAGCTCGGCGTCTCCGACCGCACCGCCGCCGTGACCACGGCGCTGGACCGGGGACTCCTCACCCGGTAG
- a CDS encoding 3-hydroxyacyl-CoA dehydrogenase family protein — protein sequence MTRSFEKVGVVGLGTMGAGIAEVFARAGLAVTGVEADPAALERGRGHLEGSTGRALAKGRLSEAGRAEILGRVTFTTSLEDLADADLVIEAIPEVMEFKRALFTDLDRICKPSAVLATNTSSLSVTEIAATTTRPGQVVGMHFFNPAPIMKLVEVIRTVATEDGLAGEVADLARRLGKTPVTVGDRAGFVVNRLLLTYLNHAATLLDGGLATRDDIDVAMKAGVGLPMGPFTLLDLIGLDTSYEVLCVLFQESRDRRHAPAPILRELVTAGLLGRKSGGGFYRGEEPGGPPADKPSVNSVAVLGEGAQELADRLSAAGFKSASTEDADVVVALSRTPVVELAAGLPHPERLVGLHLVGDKVAEVASTVLTSPEAARAVEGLVRIAGRTPVPCKDRAEFVVDALLYPYLNDAVRMYDSGYASVEDIDAAMRLGCGYPTGPFEMLDELGLETVRDGLRALYAEYREPSLAPAPLLDQLVTAGVRSIRDLP from the coding sequence ATGACGCGCAGCTTTGAGAAGGTCGGAGTGGTCGGGCTCGGCACGATGGGCGCGGGGATCGCCGAGGTGTTCGCCCGCGCGGGGCTCGCGGTCACCGGTGTGGAGGCCGACCCGGCGGCGCTGGAGCGGGGCCGGGGCCACCTGGAGGGCTCCACCGGAAGGGCCCTGGCCAAGGGGAGGCTGAGCGAGGCCGGGCGTGCGGAGATCCTCGGCCGGGTGACCTTCACCACCTCCCTGGAGGACCTCGCCGACGCCGATCTGGTGATCGAGGCCATCCCCGAGGTCATGGAGTTCAAGCGCGCCCTGTTCACCGACCTCGACCGCATCTGCAAGCCGTCGGCGGTGCTCGCGACCAACACCTCCTCGCTCTCGGTCACCGAGATCGCGGCCACCACGACCCGGCCCGGCCAGGTCGTGGGCATGCACTTCTTCAACCCCGCGCCGATCATGAAGCTGGTCGAGGTCATCCGTACGGTGGCCACCGAGGACGGCCTGGCCGGGGAGGTGGCGGACCTCGCGCGCAGGCTCGGCAAGACCCCGGTGACCGTCGGCGACCGCGCCGGGTTCGTGGTCAACCGGCTGCTGCTGACCTACCTCAACCACGCCGCCACGCTGCTGGACGGCGGCCTGGCCACCCGCGACGACATCGACGTCGCGATGAAGGCCGGCGTCGGGCTGCCGATGGGCCCCTTCACCCTGCTCGACCTGATCGGCCTGGACACCTCCTACGAGGTGCTGTGCGTGCTGTTCCAGGAGAGCCGCGACCGCCGCCACGCCCCCGCGCCGATCCTGCGCGAGCTGGTCACCGCCGGCCTGCTCGGCCGCAAGTCCGGCGGCGGCTTCTACCGGGGCGAGGAGCCCGGCGGGCCGCCGGCGGACAAACCGTCGGTGAACTCGGTGGCGGTGCTGGGCGAGGGGGCTCAGGAGCTCGCCGACAGGCTCTCCGCCGCCGGGTTCAAGTCCGCCTCCACGGAGGACGCCGACGTGGTCGTCGCGCTGTCGCGCACCCCCGTGGTCGAGCTGGCCGCGGGGCTGCCGCACCCCGAGCGCCTGGTCGGCCTGCACCTGGTCGGCGACAAGGTCGCCGAGGTCGCCTCCACGGTGCTCACCTCGCCCGAGGCCGCGCGCGCCGTGGAGGGCCTGGTGCGGATCGCCGGCCGGACCCCGGTGCCGTGCAAGGACCGGGCCGAGTTCGTGGTGGACGCGCTCCTCTACCCGTATCTGAACGACGCCGTGCGGATGTACGACTCCGGCTACGCGAGCGTCGAGGACATCGACGCGGCCATGAGGCTGGGCTGCGGCTACCCCACCGGGCCGTTCGAGATGCTCGACGAGCTGGGGCTGGAGACCGTCCGCGACGGGCTGCGCGCCCTCTACGCCGAGTATCGCGAGCCGTCCCTGGCCCCGGCGCCGCTGCTCGACCAGCTCGTCACGGCCGGGGTGCGGAGCATCCGCGACCTGCCATGA
- a CDS encoding sensor histidine kinase: MRPPVRLGRPAGPSEPHVWRSLRGWELLLVVATLLPAPFILTGDLPPLERYLAAGLVAAIVPVYFLLGRPAILAENRRRGLAYLVVVVALFTPATFIESSTTFALFGLCPQAFIVLRARWAIIVVIALNAGPAVHFLVGATGADSFNFMTVITIVIFFSAVFGVWMERIMEQSEERAALIEELEAQRAEVSRLSAERGALAERERLAGEIHDTLAQGFTSIIMLIQAAEAQSDPARHLRLAVQTARENLAEARALVAALSPAPLNGSTLDEALVRLTGRLGEETGTAAAFTVHGEPRPLPPAVEVVLIRAAQEALANVRKHAAAGRVDVSASYGPETVTLEVRDDGRGFDPTHTGGYGLPGMRARVEQVGGTLRLTSSPGGGTTLEVVLPADRPDQGA; the protein is encoded by the coding sequence ATGAGGCCGCCGGTCCGGCTCGGGCGCCCCGCCGGCCCGTCCGAGCCGCACGTCTGGCGCTCGCTGCGCGGCTGGGAGCTGCTCCTGGTCGTCGCGACGCTCCTGCCCGCGCCGTTCATCCTGACGGGCGATCTCCCGCCCCTGGAGAGATACCTCGCCGCCGGCCTCGTGGCCGCGATCGTCCCGGTCTACTTCCTGCTCGGCCGGCCGGCGATCCTGGCCGAGAACCGGCGGCGGGGCCTGGCCTACCTCGTCGTCGTGGTCGCCCTGTTCACCCCGGCGACGTTCATCGAGTCCTCCACGACGTTCGCCCTCTTCGGCCTCTGCCCGCAGGCGTTCATCGTCCTGCGGGCCAGATGGGCGATCATCGTCGTGATCGCGTTGAACGCCGGCCCGGCCGTCCATTTCCTGGTCGGCGCGACCGGGGCCGATTCGTTCAACTTCATGACCGTCATCACGATCGTGATCTTCTTCTCGGCCGTGTTCGGTGTCTGGATGGAACGGATCATGGAGCAGAGCGAGGAACGGGCCGCCCTCATCGAGGAGCTGGAGGCCCAGCGGGCCGAGGTGTCCAGGCTCTCGGCCGAGCGCGGGGCGCTGGCCGAACGCGAACGCCTGGCCGGGGAGATCCACGACACCCTGGCCCAAGGCTTCACCAGCATCATCATGCTGATCCAGGCGGCCGAGGCCCAGTCCGACCCGGCCCGCCACCTGCGGCTGGCCGTACAGACGGCACGCGAGAACCTGGCCGAGGCCCGCGCGCTGGTGGCCGCGCTCAGCCCGGCGCCGCTGAACGGCTCCACCCTGGACGAGGCGCTGGTGCGGCTGACCGGCCGGCTCGGCGAGGAGACGGGGACCGCCGCCGCCTTCACCGTCCACGGGGAGCCGCGCCCGCTGCCACCGGCCGTCGAGGTGGTGCTCATCCGGGCGGCCCAGGAGGCGCTGGCGAACGTGCGCAAGCACGCGGCGGCGGGCCGGGTGGACGTCTCGGCGTCCTACGGCCCGGAGACCGTGACGCTGGAGGTGCGTGACGACGGCCGCGGTTTCGACCCCACCCACACCGGGGGGTACGGTCTGCCTGGCATGCGCGCCCGCGTGGAGCAGGTGGGCGGCACCCTCAGGCTGACGAGTTCTCCGGGCGGGGGCACCACCCTTGAGGTCGTCCTCCCCGCCGACCGGCCCGACCAGGGAGCGTGA
- a CDS encoding TetR/AcrR family transcriptional regulator, which yields MSAEERLAERRERLIAAAYTLYSDPGFPETTIEKLCAAARISNRAFYECFSGRNELLQAVHDRCVQETLLSVAKSIDQAPDTLLSRVEAGIAGYIGFVTEDRRRARIMHLEVRRAGDCLTRSRQQAVAAFSQIIEAAVLDLPEAVKANQHLLALGMIGAIQELLIEWVLADDPPPVERLISTAVHIFYRSFVT from the coding sequence ATGTCAGCAGAGGAGCGGCTGGCGGAGCGCCGGGAGCGATTGATCGCCGCGGCATACACGCTCTACTCCGACCCCGGTTTCCCGGAGACCACGATCGAGAAGCTGTGCGCCGCGGCCCGCATCTCCAACCGCGCCTTCTACGAGTGCTTCTCCGGCCGGAACGAGCTGCTGCAGGCGGTGCACGACAGATGCGTGCAGGAGACGCTGCTGTCGGTGGCCAAGTCCATCGACCAGGCGCCGGACACGCTGCTCAGCCGGGTCGAGGCGGGCATCGCCGGATACATCGGCTTCGTCACCGAGGACAGGCGCCGCGCCCGGATCATGCATCTGGAGGTGCGCCGGGCGGGTGACTGCCTCACCCGGTCACGGCAGCAGGCCGTGGCGGCCTTCAGCCAGATCATCGAGGCCGCCGTCCTCGACCTGCCGGAGGCGGTCAAGGCCAATCAGCACCTGCTGGCGCTGGGCATGATCGGCGCGATCCAGGAACTGCTCATCGAGTGGGTGCTGGCCGACGACCCGCCCCCGGTCGAGCGGTTGATCAGCACCGCCGTGCACATCTTCTACCGGTCCTTCGTGACGTGA
- a CDS encoding ABC transporter permease, with protein MSKTVTRAPAPALAARQPSATRLGLSRAALETRLFFRERDAVIFTFAFPIVLLVIFGSIFEGDLGVSGLSVSQLYVAGLIGSAAMTGFQNLGIGIAMDRDDGTLKRLLGTPLPAASYFIGKALNTLVISACQVVILLAIGVALFGLELPSAVSTWLTFAWVFVLGVLGSSLLGIAVSSLPRSGKSASAVIAMPFVVLQFISGVFIPVAQLPAWLVNIASIFPLKWMCQGFRSVFLGDAGATLELAKSYELGRVALILGAWVVGGLVLCLVTFRWKSRRDG; from the coding sequence GTGAGCAAGACCGTCACCCGAGCCCCCGCCCCGGCCCTCGCGGCCAGGCAGCCTTCCGCGACACGACTGGGGCTGTCGCGGGCGGCGCTGGAGACCAGGCTGTTCTTCCGCGAGAGAGACGCGGTCATCTTCACCTTCGCCTTCCCGATCGTCCTGCTGGTGATCTTCGGGTCGATCTTCGAGGGCGATCTGGGGGTGAGCGGGCTCAGCGTCTCCCAGCTCTACGTGGCCGGGCTGATCGGCTCGGCGGCGATGACGGGCTTCCAGAACCTGGGCATCGGCATCGCGATGGACCGCGACGACGGCACACTCAAGCGGCTGCTGGGCACGCCGCTGCCGGCCGCCTCCTACTTCATCGGCAAGGCGCTCAACACCCTGGTCATCTCCGCCTGCCAGGTCGTGATCCTGCTGGCCATCGGGGTCGCGCTGTTCGGCCTGGAGCTGCCCTCGGCGGTCTCCACCTGGCTGACCTTCGCCTGGGTGTTCGTGCTGGGAGTGCTCGGCTCCTCCCTGCTCGGCATCGCGGTCAGCAGCCTGCCCCGGTCCGGCAAGAGCGCCAGCGCGGTGATCGCCATGCCGTTCGTGGTGCTGCAGTTCATCTCCGGGGTGTTCATCCCCGTCGCCCAGCTCCCGGCCTGGCTGGTGAACATCGCGTCGATCTTCCCGCTCAAGTGGATGTGCCAGGGTTTCCGCTCGGTCTTCCTGGGTGACGCCGGTGCCACACTGGAGCTCGCGAAATCGTACGAACTCGGCCGGGTCGCCCTCATCCTGGGAGCCTGGGTCGTCGGAGGGCTGGTGCTGTGCCTGGTGACGTTCCGCTGGAAGAGTCGCCGCGACGGATGA
- a CDS encoding alpha/beta hydrolase: protein MEIRASTVLPARREPIELHTADGLTLVGELALPADRPPVATLICLHPLPTHGGMMDSHLYKKAANRLPALADLAVLRFNTRGTTSDRGTSQGAFGKGEQEGLDVAAALEYAEFHDLPRVWLVGWSFGTELVLKWGHDPLVEGAVLLSPPLHRATDADLDVWAAFGRPLTALVPEFDDYLQPEKARERFARVPQAEVIGVDGAKHLWVGEPYVRIVLNEIVRRVNPAAHPLPTEVAGP, encoded by the coding sequence ATGGAGATCCGGGCCTCTACGGTGCTGCCCGCGCGCAGGGAGCCGATCGAGCTGCACACGGCCGACGGGCTGACCCTCGTCGGCGAGCTGGCCCTGCCGGCCGACCGGCCCCCGGTGGCCACGCTGATCTGCCTGCACCCGCTGCCCACGCACGGCGGCATGATGGACAGCCACCTCTACAAGAAGGCCGCCAACCGGCTGCCCGCGCTGGCGGACCTGGCCGTGCTGCGGTTCAACACGCGCGGCACGACCTCCGACCGGGGCACCTCCCAGGGCGCCTTCGGCAAGGGGGAGCAGGAGGGGCTCGACGTCGCCGCCGCGCTGGAGTACGCCGAGTTCCACGACCTGCCGCGGGTCTGGCTGGTCGGCTGGTCGTTCGGCACCGAGCTGGTGCTCAAATGGGGTCACGACCCGCTCGTGGAGGGGGCCGTCCTCCTCTCCCCGCCGCTGCACCGGGCCACCGACGCCGACCTCGACGTGTGGGCGGCGTTCGGCCGGCCGCTGACCGCGCTGGTCCCCGAGTTCGACGACTACCTGCAGCCGGAGAAGGCCCGGGAGCGCTTCGCCCGGGTCCCCCAGGCCGAGGTCATCGGGGTGGACGGCGCCAAGCACCTGTGGGTCGGCGAGCCGTACGTGCGGATCGTCCTGAACGAGATCGTCCGACGGGTGAACCCGGCCGCCCACCCCCTCCCCACGGAGGTCGCCGGCCCGTAG
- a CDS encoding ABC transporter ATP-binding protein — MTTAVTVRGLAKRYGDVQAVGGIDLDINAGEVFAILGPNGAGKSTTVEIMEGYRTRDAGEVSVLGADPGRPTREWRSRIGVVLQTANDVAEATVRETVRHFAGYYPNPKDPDEVIEQVGLTDKAGKRIRQLSGGQRRRVDVALGVIGGPELLFLDEPTTGFDPEARRQFWELIEGLAHQGTTIVLTTHYLDEAEALADRVAVVARGRVVAEGEPATLGGRATAKATVSWSDGGERRVLETDVPTRTVLELTHRFDGEVPELTVTRPSLEDVYLRLVEDPR, encoded by the coding sequence ATGACGACAGCGGTGACGGTGCGGGGCCTGGCCAAGCGATACGGCGACGTGCAGGCGGTCGGGGGCATCGACCTCGACATCAACGCGGGCGAGGTGTTCGCGATCCTCGGCCCGAACGGGGCAGGGAAGTCCACCACGGTGGAGATCATGGAGGGCTACCGGACCCGGGACGCCGGAGAGGTCAGCGTCCTGGGCGCCGACCCGGGCAGGCCGACCCGCGAGTGGCGCTCCCGGATCGGCGTGGTGCTGCAGACGGCCAACGACGTCGCCGAGGCGACGGTACGGGAGACCGTGCGGCACTTCGCGGGCTACTACCCCAACCCCAAGGACCCGGACGAGGTGATCGAGCAGGTCGGCCTGACCGACAAGGCCGGCAAGCGGATCCGCCAGCTCTCCGGCGGCCAGCGGCGCCGGGTCGACGTGGCGCTGGGGGTGATCGGCGGCCCGGAGCTGCTCTTCCTCGACGAGCCGACCACCGGGTTCGACCCCGAGGCGCGCCGGCAGTTCTGGGAGCTGATCGAGGGCCTGGCCCACCAGGGGACCACGATCGTGCTGACCACCCACTATCTGGACGAGGCGGAGGCGCTGGCCGACCGGGTGGCGGTGGTCGCCAGGGGCCGCGTCGTGGCCGAGGGCGAGCCGGCGACCCTGGGCGGCCGTGCCACCGCCAAGGCCACGGTGAGCTGGTCCGACGGGGGCGAGCGCCGGGTGCTGGAGACCGATGTCCCGACCAGGACCGTGCTTGAGCTGACCCATCGCTTCGACGGCGAGGTGCCCGAGCTGACCGTGACCCGCCCCTCCCTGGAGGATGTGTACCTCCGGCTCGTCGAAGATCCCCGCTGA
- a CDS encoding DivIVA domain-containing protein → MQSDIDAQLNNFFEDAPAREFDVVLRGYDRHQVHDHLKQVDNELRQAREQVQGLQRDLSDSQRQLQEQERPTYSGLGARIEQLLRLAEEQATELVQAARSEANEIKAASKVDAADLRAAAENEAAEKRALATREADDMRTTAEREAEEIRSTARREADELTATTEREVAKLRATADHEVAEKRADAEREIAKLRTTTEREVAQLRASTKRERDEVLTTAKRQADEMRAQAQRVLEESEAKRAQDEAEFEIQLAARREEAERQEAERHATAQANTQKLVSEAEQRAATAEQRATKATQQAEQTRREADTHAKQLLANARKNADQLVAEAKASAESIVSDAKTESERTRSVAQRQVDELTRQRDSITSHLAQLRQLLGGAPLPASEPEPAIAAAPAKPAIPAANGSESPAPAPAPAKAETKDDDAEWWQE, encoded by the coding sequence ATGCAGTCCGACATCGACGCCCAGCTCAACAACTTCTTTGAAGACGCCCCCGCTCGGGAATTCGACGTGGTGCTCCGTGGCTATGACCGGCACCAGGTTCACGACCATCTGAAGCAGGTCGACAACGAGCTGCGCCAGGCCCGGGAGCAGGTTCAGGGCCTGCAGCGAGATCTGTCCGACTCCCAGCGTCAGTTGCAGGAGCAGGAGCGCCCGACCTACTCCGGCCTGGGGGCGCGGATCGAGCAGCTGCTCCGCCTCGCCGAGGAGCAGGCCACCGAGCTGGTCCAGGCCGCCCGGTCGGAGGCGAACGAGATCAAGGCCGCGTCCAAGGTCGACGCCGCCGACCTGCGCGCCGCGGCGGAGAACGAGGCGGCCGAGAAGCGCGCCCTCGCCACCCGCGAGGCCGACGACATGCGCACCACCGCCGAGCGCGAGGCCGAGGAGATCCGCTCGACCGCCCGCCGGGAGGCCGACGAGCTGACCGCCACCACCGAGCGCGAGGTCGCCAAGCTGCGGGCCACCGCCGACCACGAGGTGGCCGAGAAGCGCGCCGACGCCGAGCGCGAGATCGCCAAGCTGCGCACCACCACCGAGCGCGAGGTCGCCCAGCTCCGCGCCTCGACCAAGCGCGAGCGCGACGAGGTCCTCACCACCGCCAAGCGCCAGGCCGACGAGATGCGCGCCCAGGCCCAGCGGGTCCTGGAGGAGTCCGAGGCCAAGCGCGCCCAGGACGAGGCCGAGTTCGAGATCCAGCTCGCCGCCCGCCGCGAGGAGGCCGAGCGCCAGGAGGCCGAGCGCCACGCCACCGCGCAGGCCAACACGCAGAAGCTGGTCTCCGAGGCGGAGCAGCGCGCGGCCACCGCCGAGCAGCGCGCCACCAAGGCCACCCAGCAGGCCGAGCAGACCCGGCGCGAGGCCGACACCCACGCCAAGCAGCTGCTCGCCAACGCGCGCAAGAACGCCGACCAGCTCGTCGCCGAGGCCAAGGCGAGCGCCGAGTCGATCGTCTCCGACGCCAAGACCGAGTCCGAGCGGACCCGCTCGGTGGCCCAGCGCCAGGTCGACGAGCTGACCCGCCAGCGCGACAGCATCACCAGCCACCTCGCCCAGCTCCGCCAGCTGCTCGGCGGCGCGCCGCTCCCGGCCTCCGAGCCGGAGCCCGCGATCGCCGCGGCCCCGGCCAAGCCGGCCATCCCCGCGGCCAACGGCAGCGAGAGCCCGGCTCCCGCGCCCGCCCCGGCCAAGGCCGAGACGAAGGACGACGACGCGGAGTGGTGGCAGGAGTAG
- the nucS gene encoding endonuclease NucS → MRLVIARCSVDYVGKLTAHLPMAPRLILIKADSSVSIHADDRAFKPLNWMNPPCKLREEEGTWTVTHGKTGEKLVLTMEEIIHDSSHELGVDPGLIKDGVEAHLQELLAEHITTLGAGWTLVRREYMTAIGPVDILCRDHAGATVAVELKRRAGIDAVEQLTRYLELMNRDPLLAPVSGILAAQAIAPQARTLAEDRGIRCVTLDYDELRGIERNDTLF, encoded by the coding sequence ATGCGGTTGGTCATCGCGCGATGCAGCGTGGATTACGTGGGAAAGCTCACTGCGCATCTTCCGATGGCGCCCCGGCTGATCCTGATCAAGGCGGACAGCTCGGTCTCCATCCACGCCGACGACCGGGCCTTCAAACCACTGAACTGGATGAATCCGCCGTGCAAGCTCCGCGAGGAGGAGGGCACCTGGACGGTGACCCACGGCAAGACCGGTGAGAAGCTCGTGCTCACCATGGAGGAGATCATCCACGACTCCAGCCACGAGCTGGGGGTGGACCCCGGTCTGATCAAGGACGGCGTCGAGGCTCACCTGCAGGAGTTGCTGGCCGAGCACATCACCACGCTGGGCGCGGGCTGGACGCTGGTCCGCCGCGAATACATGACGGCGATCGGCCCGGTGGACATCCTCTGCCGTGACCACGCTGGAGCGACCGTGGCCGTGGAGCTCAAGCGCCGCGCGGGCATCGACGCCGTGGAGCAGCTCACCCGCTATCTGGAGCTGATGAACCGCGACCCCCTGCTCGCCCCGGTCTCCGGCATCCTGGCCGCCCAGGCCATCGCGCCGCAGGCCAGGACCCTCGCGGAGGACCGCGGCATCCGCTGCGTCACCCTCGACTACGACGAGCTGCGGGGCATCGAGCGCAACGACACCCTGTTCTAG
- a CDS encoding AI-2E family transporter has translation MPEASQTADVPAAPAPGPRTSPDADAPAADIPPDAASADVRSDAAAAVAPSSAPSSRGAGAAEGPRAFPEALEEHAAPYGRPGKPLAKNPFLIGLTAGMGLLTAWALAQALVTSRSVIVLVVVAMFLALGLNPAVEALQRHRLARRGAITIVFGAVIMFFVLFGLAIVPPVSQEITAFIGAVPGYMQELLTNPTLKELDSDYQILTRAGDFITGGGLATTVAGGLVGAGAVVFNAFFSGVTLLVLTLYFLGSLPSIKDYLFRLVPSSRRERTRALGDEIISGIGGYVAGNLLISVIAGVVSWVFLGVLGVEYALALALVVAVTDLIPLVGATIGAVLVSVVALLQSGTLGIACGIFFLVYQQVENYLVYPRVMKRSVDVAPAVTVIAALFGGALLGIVGALLAIPVAAAIALIIREVVLPRQARL, from the coding sequence GTGCCCGAAGCGTCCCAGACAGCCGACGTCCCCGCGGCGCCCGCGCCGGGACCTCGCACCTCCCCGGACGCCGACGCCCCCGCGGCCGACATCCCGCCCGACGCCGCCTCCGCCGACGTCCGGTCCGACGCCGCCGCGGCCGTCGCTCCGTCCTCCGCTCCGTCCTCCAGGGGCGCCGGTGCCGCCGAGGGCCCCCGTGCCTTCCCGGAGGCCCTGGAGGAGCACGCGGCGCCGTACGGCCGGCCGGGTAAGCCGCTGGCCAAGAACCCCTTCCTGATCGGCCTGACCGCCGGCATGGGCCTGCTGACCGCGTGGGCGCTGGCCCAGGCCCTGGTCACCTCGCGCAGCGTGATCGTCCTGGTCGTGGTGGCGATGTTCCTCGCCCTGGGACTGAACCCGGCCGTCGAGGCGCTGCAGCGGCACCGGCTGGCCCGCCGCGGGGCGATCACGATCGTCTTCGGCGCGGTGATCATGTTCTTCGTGCTCTTCGGGCTCGCGATCGTCCCGCCGGTGAGCCAGGAGATCACCGCGTTCATCGGCGCGGTCCCCGGCTACATGCAGGAACTGCTCACCAACCCCACGCTCAAGGAGCTCGACAGCGACTACCAGATCCTGACCCGGGCGGGGGACTTCATCACCGGCGGCGGCCTCGCCACGACGGTGGCCGGCGGCCTGGTCGGCGCCGGCGCCGTGGTGTTCAACGCGTTCTTCTCCGGGGTCACGCTGCTGGTCCTGACGCTGTACTTCCTCGGCTCGCTGCCCTCGATCAAGGACTACCTCTTCCGGCTCGTGCCGAGCAGTCGCAGGGAGCGGACCCGGGCGCTCGGCGACGAGATCATCAGCGGCATCGGCGGCTACGTGGCCGGCAACCTGCTGATCTCGGTGATCGCCGGCGTGGTCAGCTGGGTGTTCCTCGGCGTCCTGGGCGTCGAGTACGCCCTGGCGCTCGCCCTGGTCGTGGCGGTCACCGACCTGATCCCGCTGGTCGGCGCGACGATCGGCGCGGTGCTGGTGAGCGTGGTGGCGCTGCTGCAGTCGGGGACGCTGGGCATCGCCTGCGGGATCTTCTTCCTGGTCTACCAGCAGGTGGAGAACTATCTGGTCTATCCGCGCGTGATGAAGCGCTCGGTGGACGTGGCCCCGGCGGTCACCGTGATCGCCGCGCTGTTCGGCGGCGCGCTGCTCGGCATCGTCGGAGCGCTGCTGGCCATCCCGGTGGCCGCGGCGATCGCGCTGATCATCCGCGAGGTGGTGCTCCCCCGGCAAGCCCGGCTATGA
- a CDS encoding alpha/beta fold hydrolase, whose translation MHLYTRSAGEGLPVVLLHAFPLSSAMWLAQREGLSAVCKVITPDLRGFGGSVLGDDAPSLDVMADDVVRLLDHEGVDRAVVGGLSMGGYVTMALCRRHPDRVLGVVLADTKAAADAEAARANRERIAAAVLDGGTSILVEEVLPSLLGVTTARRRAMVSGRVRGLVQSAPPKAVAWAQRAMAARSDSLDTLRGLKEPALVIVGEEDLLTPLADAETMVEAVPDGRLAVIEKAGHLSAIEQPEAFNRAVAGFIAGLAGGAPPRG comes from the coding sequence GTGCACCTGTACACGCGATCGGCGGGCGAGGGACTTCCGGTCGTCCTCCTGCACGCCTTCCCTCTGTCATCGGCCATGTGGCTGGCCCAGCGCGAGGGGCTGAGCGCCGTCTGCAAGGTCATCACCCCCGACCTGCGCGGTTTCGGTGGCTCGGTGCTGGGCGACGACGCCCCCTCCCTCGACGTGATGGCCGACGACGTCGTGCGCCTGCTCGATCACGAGGGCGTCGACCGGGCCGTCGTCGGCGGGCTGTCCATGGGCGGCTACGTGACGATGGCGCTGTGCCGCCGGCACCCCGACCGGGTGCTGGGGGTGGTCCTCGCCGACACCAAGGCGGCCGCCGATGCCGAGGCGGCCAGGGCCAACCGCGAGCGCATCGCCGCCGCCGTGCTCGACGGCGGCACCTCGATCCTGGTGGAGGAGGTGCTCCCGTCGCTGCTGGGGGTGACGACCGCGCGGCGCAGGGCGATGGTGTCCGGCCGGGTGCGCGGGCTGGTCCAGTCGGCCCCGCCGAAGGCCGTGGCCTGGGCGCAGCGGGCCATGGCGGCCCGTTCCGACTCCCTCGACACCCTGCGCGGGCTCAAGGAGCCAGCGCTGGTGATCGTCGGGGAGGAGGACCTGCTCACCCCGCTCGCCGACGCCGAGACGATGGTCGAGGCCGTGCCGGACGGGCGGCTGGCCGTGATCGAGAAGGCGGGCCACCTGAGCGCGATCGAGCAGCCCGAGGCGTTCAACCGCGCGGTGGCCGGCTTCATAGCCGGGCTTGCCGGGGGAGCACCACCTCGCGGATGA
- a CDS encoding ATP/GTP-binding protein — MSPFDRGGSRNSSSRPVGGSVPGVDQVEEWPDGDWHVRRVTGAGADKVYRCPGCDQEIRSGLPHLVSWPAWAGGENERRHWHTACWRNRVKRGPGRTRY, encoded by the coding sequence ATGAGCCCCTTCGACCGGGGCGGCAGCCGCAATTCCTCCTCCCGCCCGGTCGGCGGGTCCGTGCCCGGGGTCGACCAGGTCGAGGAGTGGCCCGACGGCGACTGGCACGTGCGCCGGGTCACCGGCGCCGGAGCGGACAAGGTCTACCGCTGCCCCGGCTGCGACCAGGAGATCAGGTCCGGCCTGCCGCACCTGGTGAGCTGGCCGGCATGGGCGGGCGGGGAGAACGAGCGCAGGCACTGGCACACCGCGTGCTGGCGCAACCGGGTCAAGCGCGGCCCCGGCCGGACCCGATACTGA